The genomic segment GCATCCAGCACGTCCTGCTGATCTCCGGCCTCACCATCCTCACCACCGGCTTTGCCGCCATCATCGCGCTCTCGGTCGTGGGCGCCGCACTCGGCTGGGCCGAGGGCCGCCAGTTCCCCGATGCCGTCGAGCGGGCACGTCACGCCCCGCGCCATCGCCGCGGCTTCTTCCGCACGCTCCTGCGCGTCACCGGCACGGTCGCCGTGGTCCTGCTGATCGTTCTCGCCGGCACCTTTTCAATCTCCTCGATCTGGCCGCTCGATACCGCCCCTCTCACCTTCGATCCCGCCAGGAGCCATCCGGCGGCAAGCTACGAGGAGGCGATCGCCGCCTTCGAGCAGGTCAAGGCGCGCGAAGCCCAGCTCGACCTCCACCCCCGCTGCCACTCGACGCTTCTCACCCACGGCCAGAAGGTCAAGCGCGTCGTCATCTTCTACCACGGGCTCACCAACTGCCCGGCCCAGGCCGATGTCCTGGGCGCCCAGCTCTTCGACCTGGGCTACAACGTCCTCATCCCGCGCCTCCCCGGCCACGGCATGGCCGATCCGCTGACCCTCGCCCTTGCCGACATGACCGCCGAGCAGCTCGTCGAAACCACCATGGAATCGGTCGACATCGCCCAGGGACTGGGCGACGAGGTGGTCGTAACCGGGCTTTCGGCCGGCGGCGTCATGTCGGCCTGGGCCTCCCAGTATCGGGCCGATGCCGGCAACACCATTTCGGTTGCCCCCTTCTTCAGCCCGCATGTGATCCCGACCTGGGCCGCCCACTCGGCCGCGAGCCTCCTGCTCGCCCTGCCCAACATCATGGTGTGGTGGAACCCGCTCGAGCCCTTCCCTTCCCAGACCATGGATTACGCCTATCCGCGCTACGCCACCCACGCCCTCGGCCAGATCATGCGGCTCGGCCAGGCCATCGACGAGAGCGCCCAGAGCACTGCCCCCAAGGCCCAGGGCCTGGCCATGCTCATCAACGATGCGGACCTGGCCGTCAGCAACGCCTTCGCCAACCGGATCACCGAAGCGTGGCGCGCCAAGGGTCGCGAGGTCGAGGTCGAGAACCTGCCCGCCGACAGGCGCCTGCCCCACGACATCATCGACCCGCGCCAGGAAGAGCAGGATATCGCCTTCGTCTATCCCATCTTCATCGACATGATCAGCGGCACCGAGCCGCCTCCATCGAGCCCCTAGCTAGAGGTTGTGACACCGCACCACGTGCCCGGCCCCCAACTCGGTCGGCTCCGGCATGGCCTCGCGGCAGATCCCGGTCGCGCGCGGACACCGCGCCACGAACGGGCAGCCTCGGCTCTCCGGCGTCCACATCGGGATATCGGTCGCCCGCCGGCTGGCTCTCGGCACGATCTTGCGCTCCGGGTTCGGCACCGCTTCGATGAGCAGCTGCGTATAGGGATGGGCCGGCGTCGAGGTGATGACCTCGCTCGGCCCCTGCTCGACCAGGTGCCCGGCATAGAGCACCGCCGTCTCCTCGGCGAAATAGCGCGCCGTGGCGATGTCGTGGGTGATGTAGAGCGCGGCCAGGTTACGCTGGGTCTTGAGGTCCTCGAGCAGGTTGAGGATGCCCAGCCGCACCGAGACGTCGAGCATCGATGTCGGCTCGTCCGCCAGCAGCACTGCCGGCTCGACCGAGAGCGCCCGGGCGATGGCGACGCGCTGCCGCTGCCCGCCCGAAAGTTCGTGCGGACGCCGCACCGCGAAATCGGCGGGCGGCGTCAGGCCGACGCGGGCCAGCAGCGCCTCGATCTCCTCGCCGATCGCCTTGCCCCGCAGGTCCGGCCGGTGCAGCCGCAACGGGCGTTCGAGGTGATAGCCGATCGTCTGGGTCGGATTGAGCGAGCCGAACGGATCCTGGAAGATCATCTGCACGTCAGCGCGATAGGCATCGAGCGCACGCCCCTCGAAGCCATCGATGTCGTTGCCCTTGAAGGTCACCTGCCCTTTGGCCGGCTTGTAGACCCGGGCCAGGATACGCGCGCACGTGCTCTTGCCGGACCCCGATTCCCCCACCAGCGCCAGCGCCCTGCCGGCCCGCAGGCTGAACGAGACGCCCGAGAGCGCCCGCAGAACATGGCGGTTGACCAGCGCGCCGCCCAGCACGAACTCCATGTCGACATCGCGCATCTCGACCAGCACCTCACCGTCCGCCTGTGGAGCCATCGTCATTTCAGCAAGTGACATGCGGCCTCGCTCTCCCGCTCGGGATAGATCTTGAGTTCGGGCGGTACCAGCGAACAGACGGGCATTGCCTGCGCGCAACGCGGCGCGAACCGGCAACCCTGCGGCATGGCCCGCGGCGCCGGCGGCGTCCCCGCGATGCCCTCGAGCCGTTGGCGCGGTCCGGTGAGTGGCGGGAACGAATTCCCCAGCGCCCGGGTATAGGGATGCTGGGGCGAGTTGAGGATCGCGGCGCTGGGCGCCACCTCCACCAGTTCCCCGGCATACATGATGCCGATGCGGTCGCAGAACTCGATCATCAGGCCCAGGTCATGGGTGATGAACAGCACCGAGAAGCCCAGCCGCGACTTGAGCTCGACGATCTGCTCGATGATGTCGCGCTGCACGACCACGTCGAGCGCCGTCGTCGGCTCGTCCATGATGATGAGACGCGGGTTGAGGCAGAGCGCGATCGCAATGCAGATGCGCTGCCGCATCCCGCCCGAGAACTGGTGCGGATAATCATCGAGCCGTCGCGGCGGAATGCCGACGAGTTCGAACATTTCCACCGCCCGCGCCCGCACCTCTTCGGCACTGGCCTTGGGGTTGTGCGTCCAGATCGTATCGCAGATCTGCTCGGAGACCGGGATCACCGGGTTGAGCGCGTTCATGGCGCTCTGGAAGACGAAGCTGACTTCGCGCCAGCGATACTTGCGCAGACGCTCCTTTTCGAACCCGAGCACCTCCTCGCCCTTGAAGCGGATCGAGCCGCCCGTCACCAGCCCCGGCAGGCGCGTCAGCCGCGCCAGCGCGAAGGCCACCGTGCTCTTGCCGCACCCGCTCTCGCCCGCCAGCCCGAA from the Youhaiella tibetensis genome contains:
- a CDS encoding ABC transporter ATP-binding protein → MSSNLMEVRNLTVDYVGEDSVARAVNGIDFEIREGEAFGLAGESGCGKSTVAFALARLTRLPGLVTGGSIRFKGEEVLGFEKERLRKYRWREVSFVFQSAMNALNPVIPVSEQICDTIWTHNPKASAEEVRARAVEMFELVGIPPRRLDDYPHQFSGGMRQRICIAIALCLNPRLIIMDEPTTALDVVVQRDIIEQIVELKSRLGFSVLFITHDLGLMIEFCDRIGIMYAGELVEVAPSAAILNSPQHPYTRALGNSFPPLTGPRQRLEGIAGTPPAPRAMPQGCRFAPRCAQAMPVCSLVPPELKIYPERESEAACHLLK
- a CDS encoding alpha/beta hydrolase, whose product is MTSAPAEPAPPPRYMLWTLGAGLAFALAGLVVTPLVGLQVSDIFGVNEGEITWATLFAGVFLTGCLVWWRLMSRPQMFTAWRGAVAGTYVAVFSYPVVIALSEIFQRNWEEGSDPGTFIDRIQHVLLISGLTILTTGFAAIIALSVVGAALGWAEGRQFPDAVERARHAPRHRRGFFRTLLRVTGTVAVVLLIVLAGTFSISSIWPLDTAPLTFDPARSHPAASYEEAIAAFEQVKAREAQLDLHPRCHSTLLTHGQKVKRVVIFYHGLTNCPAQADVLGAQLFDLGYNVLIPRLPGHGMADPLTLALADMTAEQLVETTMESVDIAQGLGDEVVVTGLSAGGVMSAWASQYRADAGNTISVAPFFSPHVIPTWAAHSAASLLLALPNIMVWWNPLEPFPSQTMDYAYPRYATHALGQIMRLGQAIDESAQSTAPKAQGLAMLINDADLAVSNAFANRITEAWRAKGREVEVENLPADRRLPHDIIDPRQEEQDIAFVYPIFIDMISGTEPPPSSP
- a CDS encoding ABC transporter ATP-binding protein, whose product is MSLAEMTMAPQADGEVLVEMRDVDMEFVLGGALVNRHVLRALSGVSFSLRAGRALALVGESGSGKSTCARILARVYKPAKGQVTFKGNDIDGFEGRALDAYRADVQMIFQDPFGSLNPTQTIGYHLERPLRLHRPDLRGKAIGEEIEALLARVGLTPPADFAVRRPHELSGGQRQRVAIARALSVEPAVLLADEPTSMLDVSVRLGILNLLEDLKTQRNLAALYITHDIATARYFAEETAVLYAGHLVEQGPSEVITSTPAHPYTQLLIEAVPNPERKIVPRASRRATDIPMWTPESRGCPFVARCPRATGICREAMPEPTELGAGHVVRCHNL